The Rhizobium sp. BT03 genome has a window encoding:
- a CDS encoding phosphoketolase: protein MEKHVSTTALTDAELTLTDRYWRAANYLSVGQIYLLANPLLREPLKPEHIKPRLLGHWGTTPGLNFIYAHLNRMIRARNLDVIYICGPGHGGPGMVANTYLEGSYSEIYPDISEDAEGMRKLFRQFSFPGGIPSHAAPETPGSIHEGGELGYALVHAYGAAFDNPDLIVACVVGDGEAETGPLAASWHSNKFLNPARDGAVLPILHLNGYKIANPTILGRTDGDDLRRLFEGYGYQPFFVEGHEPGDMHQQMAATLEQVFDRIREIQRQARNGNALDGCPRWPMIVLRSPKGWTGPKEVDGKKVEGFWRAHQVPVSNCRENEGHRKILEDWMRSYDPEDLFGADGRLKPELRALAPAGKRRMGANPHANGGLLRKELVVPDIRDYAVNIGKRGSAMVQSTEILGRYLRDTMKRNAETANFRIFGPDETESNRLGSVFEVTDRVWMEDIEPYDIHLSRDGRVMEVLSEHLCQGWLEGYLLTGRHGLFSCYEAFIHIIDSMFNQHAKWLKVTRELEWRKPISSLNYLLTSHVWRQDHNGFSHQDPGFVDLVANKKADIVRIYLPPDANTLLWVGDHCLRTYDRINVIVAGKQPEPQWLSMDEAVKHCEAGIGIWHWASNEEDTISPDLVMACAGDVPTMETLAAVDFLRKAIPELKIRTVNVVDLLALQSSDQHPHGLSDEAFDAIFTSDKPVIFAYHGYPYLIHRLTYKRTNHENIHVRGFIEEGTTTTPFDMTVLNELDRFHLAIEAIERVPGLKEKAGEALAALRGKLAEHHDYVREHGEDMPEVRDWRWPAA, encoded by the coding sequence CCCCGCCTGCTCGGCCACTGGGGCACGACACCAGGCCTCAACTTCATCTATGCACATCTGAACCGCATGATCCGCGCCCGCAACCTCGACGTCATCTATATATGCGGCCCCGGCCACGGCGGCCCGGGCATGGTCGCCAATACCTATCTTGAAGGCAGCTACAGCGAGATCTATCCCGACATTTCCGAGGATGCCGAAGGCATGCGCAAGCTCTTCCGGCAATTCTCCTTCCCCGGCGGCATCCCGAGCCATGCAGCGCCCGAAACACCCGGTTCCATCCACGAGGGCGGTGAACTCGGCTACGCCCTCGTTCATGCCTATGGCGCCGCTTTCGACAATCCCGATCTGATCGTCGCCTGCGTCGTCGGCGACGGCGAGGCCGAGACCGGGCCGCTGGCCGCGAGTTGGCATTCCAACAAATTCCTCAATCCCGCTCGTGACGGCGCCGTGCTGCCGATCCTGCATCTGAACGGCTACAAGATCGCCAACCCGACCATTCTCGGCCGGACCGATGGCGATGATCTCCGCCGTCTCTTCGAAGGCTACGGCTACCAGCCCTTCTTCGTCGAGGGCCATGAACCGGGCGACATGCATCAGCAGATGGCCGCGACGCTGGAGCAGGTCTTCGACCGCATTCGCGAGATTCAGAGGCAGGCTCGTAACGGCAACGCTCTGGACGGCTGCCCACGCTGGCCGATGATCGTGCTGCGCAGCCCCAAGGGCTGGACCGGCCCGAAGGAGGTCGACGGCAAGAAGGTGGAAGGCTTCTGGCGCGCCCACCAGGTGCCGGTTTCCAACTGCCGCGAGAATGAGGGCCATCGCAAGATCCTCGAAGACTGGATGCGCAGCTATGATCCGGAAGATCTGTTCGGCGCCGATGGCCGGTTGAAACCGGAGCTCCGGGCGCTGGCACCCGCCGGCAAACGCCGCATGGGCGCCAATCCGCACGCCAATGGCGGCTTGCTGCGCAAGGAATTGGTCGTTCCCGATATCCGGGACTACGCCGTTAATATCGGCAAGCGCGGCAGCGCCATGGTCCAGTCGACGGAAATCCTCGGCCGCTACCTGCGCGACACGATGAAGCGCAACGCGGAGACCGCCAACTTCCGGATCTTCGGCCCCGACGAGACGGAATCGAACCGTCTCGGCAGCGTCTTCGAGGTCACCGACCGTGTCTGGATGGAGGATATCGAGCCCTATGATATCCACCTCTCGCGCGACGGACGCGTCATGGAAGTGCTCTCCGAACATCTCTGCCAGGGCTGGCTGGAAGGCTACCTCCTGACCGGCCGCCACGGTCTCTTCTCCTGCTATGAGGCCTTCATCCACATCATCGATTCCATGTTCAACCAGCACGCCAAATGGCTGAAGGTGACGCGCGAGCTCGAATGGCGAAAGCCGATCTCATCGCTGAACTATCTGCTGACCTCGCATGTCTGGCGCCAGGACCATAACGGCTTCAGCCATCAGGACCCCGGTTTTGTCGATCTCGTCGCCAACAAGAAGGCCGATATCGTCCGCATCTACCTGCCGCCGGATGCCAATACCCTGCTCTGGGTCGGCGATCATTGCCTGCGCACCTATGACCGCATCAACGTCATCGTCGCCGGCAAGCAGCCGGAGCCGCAATGGCTGTCGATGGACGAGGCGGTAAAACACTGCGAAGCCGGGATCGGCATCTGGCACTGGGCGAGCAACGAGGAAGACACGATCTCACCCGATCTCGTCATGGCCTGCGCCGGCGACGTGCCGACCATGGAGACGCTCGCCGCCGTCGATTTCTTACGCAAGGCCATCCCCGAGCTGAAGATCCGCACCGTCAACGTCGTCGACCTGCTGGCGCTGCAATCCAGCGACCAGCATCCGCACGGCCTTTCCGACGAGGCCTTCGACGCGATCTTCACATCGGATAAGCCGGTCATTTTCGCCTATCACGGCTATCCCTATCTCATCCACCGCCTGACCTATAAGCGCACCAACCACGAAAACATCCATGTCCGCGGCTTCATCGAGGAGGGAACGACGACGACGCCCTTCGACATGACCGTCCTCAACGAACTCGACCGCTTCCATCTCGCCATCGAAGCCATCGAGCGCGTCCCGGGCCTGAAGGAAAAGGCAGGTGAAGCCCTCGCCGCCCTCCGCGGCAAGCTTGCCGAGCATCACGACTATGTCAGGGAACACGGCGAGGACATGCCGGAGGTGCGCGACTGGAGGTGGCCGGCGGCGTGA
- a CDS encoding helix-turn-helix domain-containing protein: MSRHIPTYELYGENIGRSPEFWLHCETIRSRSSLHQWEIRLHRHESFFQILYIEAGSGDAIFGEKSYAIRPPAVITVPPGLNHGFRFSRDIDGLVITILRSHLSHPPGERSHLGEWLATPHLTPLDPDHAEAAHVMQTLRRLGDEFENRRSGRNEVLAAYVALALRLTARISHAGNARELSSNENERRMEMLGELIQQHFRSHKPASFYARELGLSPTHLTRIVRSMTGSTPHELIAGKLVEEAKRQLVFTLGSVQEIGFRLGFADPAYFSRFFLKYTGETPRVWRMKEKSRLKGV, from the coding sequence ATGAGCAGGCACATACCGACCTACGAGCTCTACGGCGAAAACATCGGGCGATCGCCGGAATTCTGGTTGCATTGCGAAACAATTCGCTCCCGCAGCAGCCTGCATCAATGGGAAATCCGCCTCCACCGTCACGAGAGCTTCTTTCAGATATTGTACATCGAAGCCGGTTCGGGCGATGCAATCTTCGGCGAGAAGAGCTATGCCATCCGGCCGCCGGCGGTCATTACGGTTCCGCCCGGGCTCAATCACGGCTTTCGTTTCTCACGCGATATCGACGGTCTCGTCATCACCATATTGCGGTCCCATCTCAGCCATCCGCCCGGCGAGCGGAGCCATCTCGGCGAATGGCTGGCGACGCCGCATCTGACGCCGCTCGATCCCGATCATGCCGAGGCTGCCCATGTGATGCAGACGCTGCGGCGGCTGGGCGACGAATTCGAAAACCGCCGCAGTGGCCGCAACGAGGTCTTGGCAGCCTACGTCGCCCTGGCGCTGCGGCTGACGGCGCGGATTTCCCATGCGGGGAATGCGCGGGAGCTTTCGTCAAACGAAAACGAGCGACGGATGGAGATGCTGGGCGAACTCATTCAGCAGCATTTTCGATCCCATAAGCCCGCATCCTTCTATGCCAGGGAGCTCGGGCTTTCGCCGACGCATCTCACCCGGATCGTCCGGTCGATGACCGGCAGCACGCCGCATGAACTGATCGCCGGCAAGCTTGTCGAGGAGGCGAAGCGTCAGCTGGTCTTTACGCTCGGCAGCGTTCAGGAAATCGGCTTTCGGCTCGGCTTTGCCGATCCCGCCTACTTCTCGCGCTTCTTCCTCAAATATACGGGAGAAACACCGCGGGTCTGGCGCATGAAGGAGAAGAGCCGGCTCAAGGGTGTGTAG